Below is a genomic region from Nitrososphaerota archaeon.
TGGCTATAAGCATGCTACCAGCATCGGCTATCATAAATGGTCTCTTCTCCCAGTAGTCCAGCATCTCTATAAATTCCATGAAGCCTCTGCGGATGGGTAGTATGTAGTGCATCGTTATGGTTGATGCTCCTGTAGACGAAGCATCTTCTGTCAGATATGTGTAGAGTAGTGTGGAGCCATCTCCTTGACCTAAGTCGCCTGCTACTGCTGCCATAGGTGGTTCTAGTTGAAGAGCTTCACAGGTCGTAGCCGCAGCAGCCATCATAGCTGTAGCACCTATTGAGATCATGTCATATCCAAACATTTTATCACCTATATAGAGAGTCTTACCGTCAAACTTTATCTTATCTACTAGAAGGGATTTCTCTTCGATTGGTAGTGTGCCTGTAAGTAGAAGCATCTTTATTTCCTCACCTTTTTCCAAGCTTCAACCGCATGCTCATATGCCTTTTGTAACGTGTAGGCGCAAAGAGTGTACCCTACTTCGTTCGGCTGAGGAGCTTTATCTAGAGGTTTACCTACCATCTTTAGGCCTAATAGGGGTATGTCTGGGCATCCGCCGCCAGAAATGTTCACGATGATTCCGCCTTTCTTTTCAAAGGTTAGCTTCATGTTACCCACCCGTATCATCAAATAGTTTCCGAAGTCAACTTTCTTTACGAGCTGAGAGAGCTGGAGAGGTGGGAGCTCCTCTTCGAATGTAAAAACAACATCAAGTATTGGTATATCGTTCTCTTTTAAGATCTTTTCAGCTGCATTTACATCTTGACTTGGTACCGAGATGGCTAGATCGCAACCTGTTCTGACTTCTGGTGGAGGAGCGCCTGTCCTAATGCTAAAGCCTGCTTTCCGTAAGGTATGCTCAGCTTGCATAGCGTCTTTAAATAACTCAAACAAGAA
It encodes:
- a CDS encoding DUF3343 domain-containing protein, which gives rise to MQAEHTLRKAGFSIRTGAPPPEVRTGCDLAISVPSQDVNAAEKILKENDIPILDVVFTFEEELPPLQLSQLVKKVDFGNYLMIRVGNMKLTFEKKGGIIVNISGGGCPDIPLLGLKMVGKPLDKAPQPNEVGYTLCAYTLQKAYEHAVEAWKKVRK